One Onychostoma macrolepis isolate SWU-2019 chromosome 10, ASM1243209v1, whole genome shotgun sequence genomic region harbors:
- the serpinh1a gene encoding serpin H1a, giving the protein MKDLVSGEADGSERLQKFLGALRGCKLTTSEIMLVSNVVLLCLLATVSGDKTLSSHASILADNSANLAFNLYHNLAKEKDIENILISPVVVASSLGLVALGGKSNTASQVKTVLSATTVKDEQLHSGLSELLTEVSNSTARNVTWKISNRLYGPSSVSFVDNFLKSSKKHYNYEHSKINFRDKRSAVKAINEWASKSTDGKLPEVTKDVEKTDGAMIINAMFYKPHWDEQFHHKMVDNRGFLVHRSYTVSVPMMHRTGIYGFFDDTTNNLLLLDMALAHKMSSVVFIMPYHVESLERVEKLLTRQQLNTWISKMEQRAVAVSLPKVSVEVSHNLQKHLADLGLTEAVDKAKADLSNISGKKDLYLSNVFHASAMEWDTEGNPPDTSIFGTDKLKNPKLFYADHPFIFLVKDKKTNSILFMGRLVRPKGDKMRDEL; this is encoded by the exons ATGAAGGATTTGGTGTCAGGGGAAGCCGACGGATCCGAGAGGCTGCAGAAATTTTTGGGAGCTCTGAGAG GCTGTAAACTTACCACCTCCGAAATCATGTTGGTGTCAAACGTGGTTCTCCTGTGCTTACTGGCTACTGTGAGTGGGGACAAGACCCTCAGCAGCCATGCCTCCATCCTGGCAGACAACAGCGCCAATTTGGCCTTCAACCTGTACCACAACCTGGCAAAAGAGAAGGACATCGAGAACATCCTGATTTCCCCTGTGGTTGTGGCCTCCTCGTTGGGTTTGGTGGCTCTCGGAGGGAAATCCAACACTGCTTCTCAGGTCAAAACCGTCCTGAGCGCCACTACGGTGAAGGATGAGCAGCTGCACTCTGGGCTGTCGGAGCTTCTCACCGAGGTCAGTAACTCAACAGCACGTAATGTCACCTGGAAGATCAGCAACCGTTTGTATGGGCCCAGCTCTGTGAGCTTCGTCGACAACTTTCTGAAGAGCAGCAAGAAGCATTATAACTATGAGCACTCCAAAATAAACTTCCGTGACAAGCGCAGTGCGGTGAAGGCCATCAACGAATGGGCCTCAAAGTCCACCGACGGCAAGCTGCCCGAGGTGACCAAAGATGTGGAGAAGACAGATGGAGCCATGATCATCAATGCCATGTTTTATAAAC CACACTGGGATGAGCAGTTCCATCATAAGATGGTGGATAATCGTGGTTTCTTAGTGCATCGCTCCTACACCGTCTCTGTACCCATGATGCATCGCACAG GCATATATGGCTTTTTTGATGACACAACCAACAACCTTTTATTGCTGGACATGGCACTGGCCCATAAGATGTCGTCTGTGGTGTTCATCATGCCGTACCACGTAGAATCCCTGGAGAGAGTGGAGAAACTGTTGACACGTCAACAACTCAACACCTGGATCAGTAAAATGGAACAGAGGGCAGTTGCGGTGTCACTGCCTAAGGTCAGCGTGGAGGTCAGCCACAACCTGCAG AAACATCTCGCTGATCTGGGTCTGACTGAAGCTGTGGACAAGGCCAAAGCTGATCTGTCCAACATCTCAGGGAAGAAAGACCTCTATCTGTCCAACGTATTCCACGCCTCCGCCATGGAGTGGGACACGGAGGGAAATCCACCCGATACTAGCATCTTTGGTACCGACAAACTCAAGAACCCCAAACTCTTCTACGCTGACCATCCCTTCATCTTCCTGGTGAAGGACAAGAAGACAAACTCAATCCTTTTCATGGGCCGACTGGTCCGACCGAAGGGTGATAAAATGAGGGATGAATTGTAA